In one window of Fictibacillus phosphorivorans DNA:
- a CDS encoding DUF1349 domain-containing protein, translating into MNFIEENNRWLSKPTTFDIGDNHISITTEPHTDLWQRTYYGFQNGNAPALLLPVEDKYFTFTVRTDFNSKRRFDQCGVIIYQSSDNWFKASIEYENEDFQRLGSVVTNNGYSDWATTDIPAKQKHMYYRLSRRESDFCIECSYDGIHYKQMRIFHLFSADHAVNVGIYACSPEHSSFTAEFSELKISECLWQEHK; encoded by the coding sequence ATGAATTTTATTGAAGAAAATAATAGATGGTTATCAAAACCTACTACGTTTGATATTGGAGATAACCATATATCCATTACAACAGAGCCGCATACGGATTTATGGCAACGAACGTATTATGGTTTTCAAAATGGTAATGCTCCGGCGTTACTTTTACCTGTTGAAGACAAGTACTTTACATTCACCGTACGCACCGACTTTAATTCTAAAAGACGTTTTGACCAATGTGGCGTCATAATCTATCAATCAAGTGATAACTGGTTCAAAGCTTCTATTGAATATGAGAATGAAGACTTTCAACGTCTTGGTAGTGTTGTTACAAACAACGGGTATTCGGATTGGGCAACCACTGATATTCCTGCAAAACAAAAACACATGTATTACAGATTAAGCCGACGTGAAAGTGATTTTTGCATCGAGTGTTCCTATGACGGTATTCACTATAAGCAAATGCGAATCTTTCATCTGTTCTCTGCAGATCATGCTGTAAACGTTGGGATCTACGCGTGTAGCCCTGAACACTCTAGCTTTACAGCTGAATTTTCAGAGCTGAAAATATCGGAGTGTTTATGGCAAGAGCATAAATAG
- a CDS encoding sporulation protein yields MFKQILSSVMVGLVKVDTVIHTPIFIPGEYVQGEVILYGGNKSRRIETITHSLVKTYNFGNENIHYPFFSHEIVVGKEIGKNEEERIAFNFLLPENLPVPLYENELWVKTNVEIPRTLDPEDKDFVEVKMHPFMELCMKTFQDELGFTVNVREALMDKQIIKAVKRDFASMLDARQHVFLQSVRFKPTERYKEKYERIEIFFDVTADSIDLYMYVIFKSTFSKLNSNPLNYVLLQLPKEISHDQREISERIKTFLDDLKKTDLADYVY; encoded by the coding sequence ATGTTCAAACAAATACTCTCAAGTGTTATGGTGGGATTGGTTAAAGTGGATACCGTCATTCATACTCCAATCTTCATACCTGGGGAATACGTACAGGGGGAGGTAATTCTTTATGGTGGCAATAAATCGAGAAGAATAGAAACCATCACTCATTCACTTGTAAAGACTTATAATTTTGGAAATGAAAACATTCATTATCCGTTCTTTAGTCATGAGATTGTTGTTGGTAAAGAAATCGGAAAGAACGAAGAAGAACGTATTGCATTCAATTTTCTGTTACCCGAAAACCTTCCTGTGCCTCTCTATGAAAACGAACTATGGGTAAAAACCAATGTAGAGATACCCAGAACACTAGATCCTGAAGATAAAGATTTTGTAGAAGTAAAGATGCATCCATTTATGGAACTCTGTATGAAGACATTTCAGGATGAGTTAGGATTCACCGTGAACGTTCGAGAAGCTTTGATGGATAAACAAATCATAAAAGCAGTGAAGAGAGATTTTGCATCTATGTTGGACGCAAGACAACACGTCTTTTTACAATCCGTAAGATTTAAACCGACAGAACGTTATAAAGAGAAGTATGAAAGAATAGAGATATTCTTTGATGTTACAGCTGATTCCATCGATCTTTATATGTATGTGATTTTTAAATCGACCTTTAGTAAGCTCAACAGCAACCCTCTCAACTATGTTCTTTTGCAGCTGCCTAAAGAGATCAGTCACGACCAGAGAGAGATATCGGAAAGAATTAAAACATTCTTAGATGACTTAAAGAAGACCGATTTAGCGGATTATGTTTATTAA
- a CDS encoding nitroreductase family protein → MTVDFYQALKERRSYYGISKDVGVSEEKVKEVVEFAVKHTPSAFNSQTARVVVLTGDAHDKLWDITTETLKKIVAEENFEGTRQKLESFQAGFGTVLFFEDEAGVRSLQEQFPLYADNFPVWSQQSSGMHQLVVWAGLEAEGLGASLQHYNPLIDEEVKNEWNIPSNWKLIAQMPFGKPTSQPGEKEFKPIEDRVKYFK, encoded by the coding sequence TTGACTGTGGATTTTTATCAAGCACTAAAAGAAAGACGTTCGTACTATGGGATCTCAAAAGACGTTGGAGTGTCTGAAGAAAAAGTAAAGGAAGTAGTTGAATTTGCAGTAAAACACACTCCTTCTGCTTTTAACTCACAAACGGCTCGCGTTGTCGTTTTGACGGGAGACGCTCATGATAAACTCTGGGATATTACTACGGAAACGTTAAAGAAAATCGTTGCTGAAGAGAATTTTGAAGGAACCCGGCAAAAGTTGGAGTCCTTTCAAGCTGGGTTTGGGACGGTGTTATTTTTTGAAGATGAAGCAGGGGTTCGATCTCTTCAAGAACAGTTCCCATTATATGCTGATAACTTTCCAGTTTGGTCTCAACAATCATCAGGAATGCATCAGTTAGTCGTTTGGGCAGGACTCGAAGCTGAAGGCTTAGGAGCATCTCTACAACACTATAATCCTCTAATCGATGAAGAAGTTAAGAACGAATGGAACATCCCCTCTAATTGGAAGTTAATCGCACAAATGCCATTTGGGAAACCGACTTCACAACCAGGAGAAAAAGAGTTTAAACCGATTGAAGATCGTGTGAAATACTTTAAATAA
- a CDS encoding NUDIX hydrolase, whose amino-acid sequence MKINHREAVRAIIIEDNQILMVHSNLGDFKFPGGGVEHHESHAEGLIREVAEETGYLSRIGEKMGVVIERHGDDYDKEAIFQTTSHYYLCELTGEVVAQQLDDYEFDQEYTPKWVDLDEAIQQNETMINQCEENVWIHRENFVLKELKKIMVTI is encoded by the coding sequence ATGAAGATAAACCACAGAGAAGCGGTCAGGGCTATCATTATAGAAGACAATCAAATTCTTATGGTGCATTCAAACCTTGGAGACTTTAAATTTCCTGGTGGTGGAGTCGAACATCATGAAAGTCATGCTGAAGGTCTAATCCGCGAGGTAGCAGAAGAGACAGGCTATCTAAGTAGAATTGGAGAAAAAATGGGCGTTGTCATTGAAAGACATGGAGATGATTATGATAAAGAAGCAATCTTTCAAACGACTTCACATTACTATCTCTGTGAATTGACCGGTGAGGTAGTTGCTCAACAATTAGACGATTATGAGTTTGATCAAGAATATACACCTAAATGGGTAGATCTTGATGAGGCCATCCAACAAAACGAGACCATGATAAATCAATGTGAAGAAAACGTATGGATACACCGAGAAAACTTTGTTTTAAAAGAACTTAAGAAGATCATGGTGACGATCTGA
- a CDS encoding restriction endonuclease produces the protein MEYIQRISSGSIYWRTTNAMVITNRYFTPNAKKLAKSGMVELIDLTGMNQCEDVIII, from the coding sequence TTGGAGTATATTCAGCGTATCAGTTCAGGCAGCATTTATTGGCGAACGACAAATGCCATGGTTATCACGAACCGTTACTTTACACCAAACGCTAAGAAGTTAGCCAAATCAGGGATGGTTGAACTAATAGATCTGACGGGTATGAACCAGTGTGAAGACGTGATAATCATTTAG
- a CDS encoding serine hydrolase domain-containing protein, whose translation MNVILEEKIKDVIDQIDFSGVVYVEENGKGIFESAWNFANRSDQIENKIDTRFGIASGCKLFTAVAIYQLVEKGMISFDKKLIDCLDIPFKHISSEVTVHHLLTHTSGIPDYFDEEFMDDFEELWVENPMYHIRRLEDFLPLFQDQPMKNQVGASFSYNNAGFILLGLIVEKASGLDFSDYVQKNIFDKADMTDSGYFSFDSLPANTATGYIENSDGTWKTNIYSLPVKGGADGGAFVTAYDMSKFWRALMGYQLLNERNTRQLLTPYTQVNETSFYGYGIWIKKNIENNIFKYHVMGYDPGVSFHSAHYPDVSINVVICSNKSDGAFDIMKVIEEEVTNKIAVKK comes from the coding sequence ATGAACGTGATTTTAGAAGAGAAGATAAAAGATGTAATCGATCAAATTGATTTTTCAGGTGTTGTGTATGTTGAAGAGAACGGAAAAGGTATATTTGAAAGTGCATGGAATTTTGCTAATCGCTCTGACCAAATAGAAAATAAGATCGATACGCGTTTTGGAATAGCATCTGGATGTAAACTGTTTACGGCCGTTGCAATCTATCAACTTGTAGAAAAAGGGATGATCTCATTCGATAAGAAGTTAATAGATTGTCTAGACATTCCTTTTAAACATATTAGTTCAGAAGTGACTGTCCATCATTTACTCACACATACTTCAGGCATACCTGATTATTTTGATGAGGAATTTATGGATGATTTTGAAGAACTGTGGGTTGAAAACCCCATGTATCACATAAGAAGGTTAGAAGACTTTCTACCCTTGTTTCAAGATCAACCTATGAAAAATCAAGTAGGAGCTTCGTTTTCTTATAACAACGCTGGTTTTATTCTACTGGGGTTGATTGTAGAAAAGGCAAGTGGGCTTGATTTCTCAGATTATGTTCAAAAAAACATATTCGATAAAGCTGATATGACGGATTCAGGTTACTTTTCATTTGATTCACTACCTGCAAATACTGCAACAGGATATATTGAAAACTCTGATGGAACATGGAAAACAAATATATATTCATTACCTGTAAAAGGGGGAGCAGATGGTGGTGCATTTGTGACCGCTTATGATATGTCCAAGTTCTGGCGAGCATTAATGGGTTACCAACTCTTAAACGAAAGAAACACAAGACAGCTTTTAACACCATATACACAAGTCAATGAAACGAGTTTTTATGGTTATGGTATTTGGATAAAGAAAAACATAGAGAACAACATCTTTAAATATCATGTAATGGGCTATGATCCAGGTGTCAGCTTCCATTCCGCACACTATCCGGATGTATCTATTAATGTGGTCATCTGTTCAAATAAGTCAGATGGTGCGTTCGATATTATGAAAGTGATCGAAGAAGAAGTAACAAACAAAATAGCGGTGAAAAAATAG
- a CDS encoding serine hydrolase domain-containing protein, with protein MKKTISLLGVCIMLVLFSSTTIAQESELKGQIEQFMKESLEEYQIPGASLAIVQGEKVIFQENWGKQSNGKEITNNTLFTIGSISKPITSLAIMKLVEEGKIDLDTSIHSYLPSFHYDKGNAKNEITIRHLLSHTSGISSYEGLKVADQKLRGKDAIKKATEMLNGVKLNKDPGRMHQYSAANYLLLGRVIEEVSKTSYAQYMENEIFTELRMDHSVSDFKKAIKLGYEPGYQAWFGKPIKSSNHFDDSGSPYGYIASTSSDMIQFISFILGKQNFLGQKYFTEYTSPQIHRKEVFYYGLGWRISTKEDDSYLFHGGETPDSRAELFIHPSKQYGFILLTNKNNVSDVMHTTYIKEGIRSIIEKNSAPKIISADHKLQWITLFFVIITLFFSLVLLFHLMKQKTITLRHRLIGCIYLVVGLSIIPTLESVFNTPWRTITMYGSDIAILTRCFITICILVSLFIFYQEYKIRSIMNKNMKSFFKK; from the coding sequence ATGAAAAAGACAATCTCATTACTAGGGGTTTGTATAATGTTGGTACTCTTTTCATCAACAACTATAGCTCAGGAAAGTGAACTTAAAGGGCAAATCGAACAATTTATGAAGGAATCATTAGAAGAATATCAGATTCCCGGTGCTTCCTTGGCGATTGTCCAAGGAGAGAAAGTAATTTTTCAAGAGAACTGGGGAAAACAAAGTAATGGAAAGGAAATTACAAATAACACACTCTTTACCATCGGTTCAATCAGTAAGCCAATCACGAGCTTAGCAATTATGAAACTGGTTGAAGAAGGAAAGATAGATTTAGATACTTCTATCCATTCGTACCTACCCTCGTTTCATTATGATAAGGGGAATGCTAAGAACGAGATAACCATTAGACACTTGTTATCCCATACAAGTGGCATCTCCTCTTATGAGGGCTTAAAAGTCGCAGATCAAAAACTAAGAGGGAAAGATGCGATTAAAAAAGCAACAGAGATGCTGAATGGAGTTAAACTTAATAAAGATCCGGGAAGAATGCATCAATACAGCGCAGCAAACTATCTCTTATTAGGAAGGGTTATCGAAGAGGTTAGTAAAACTTCGTATGCTCAGTACATGGAGAACGAAATTTTTACGGAGTTACGTATGGACCATTCAGTATCTGATTTTAAAAAAGCAATAAAATTAGGTTATGAACCAGGTTATCAAGCATGGTTTGGAAAACCTATAAAAAGTTCTAACCACTTTGATGATAGTGGTTCACCATACGGTTATATTGCTTCAACTTCTTCTGATATGATTCAGTTCATATCATTCATTCTTGGCAAACAAAACTTTCTAGGTCAGAAGTATTTTACCGAATATACTTCCCCTCAAATCCATAGAAAGGAAGTATTTTATTATGGGTTGGGTTGGAGAATATCTACAAAAGAAGATGATTCGTATCTTTTTCATGGCGGGGAAACTCCGGACTCACGAGCTGAGTTGTTCATTCATCCAAGTAAACAGTATGGTTTTATTTTACTGACCAATAAGAATAATGTATCAGATGTGATGCACACAACTTATATCAAAGAAGGCATCAGAAGCATCATTGAAAAAAATAGCGCTCCAAAAATCATCTCAGCTGATCATAAATTACAATGGATCACATTATTCTTCGTTATTATTACTCTCTTTTTTTCTCTCGTTCTGTTGTTCCACTTGATGAAACAAAAGACAATTACATTAAGACATAGACTAATTGGTTGTATCTATTTAGTTGTTGGTTTATCAATAATACCAACACTGGAATCTGTTTTTAACACACCATGGAGAACGATCACCATGTATGGGTCTGACATAGCCATACTGACCCGTTGCTTTATTACTATCTGCATTTTGGTTTCATTGTTTATCTTTTATCAAGAATATAAAATCCGTTCGATAATGAACAAAAATATGAAATCTTTTTTCAAAAAATAG
- a CDS encoding sigma-70 family RNA polymerase sigma factor yields MNVVKFKSPNTQLSNEERLISLMEQYGASLNKLAFTYLKDWARSEDVVQEVFMSCYKNLDDFREESAYRTWLYRITVNKCIDIIRKKNLLDYFSVKELKEYLIKKDNSAENEMLKKNDEYDLAKHVMSLPLKYREVMV; encoded by the coding sequence TTGAATGTTGTCAAGTTTAAATCGCCTAATACACAGTTAAGCAATGAAGAAAGATTAATTAGCCTTATGGAACAATACGGGGCCTCTTTAAATAAATTAGCTTTTACTTATTTAAAAGACTGGGCAAGATCAGAGGATGTTGTTCAAGAAGTATTCATGAGTTGTTATAAAAACCTAGATGATTTTAGAGAAGAATCAGCCTATCGAACATGGTTATATCGAATCACAGTTAATAAATGTATTGATATCATACGAAAAAAGAATTTATTAGATTATTTTTCCGTCAAAGAATTAAAAGAATATCTTATAAAGAAAGATAACAGTGCAGAAAATGAAATGCTAAAAAAGAATGATGAGTATGACCTGGCTAAGCATGTAATGTCCCTTCCCCTAAAATATCGAGAGGTCATGGTTTGA
- a CDS encoding TetR/AcrR family transcriptional regulator encodes MAKKSDLRIIRTKKLVREAFLELINQKGFTAITVQDIADAATIGRGTFYLHYKDKYDLLDQLTEQTLTRLSDLIQPSTHFRDNKLNLEELRKMLIRVFDAIRVEQTFFKTMLSSHDTPNFNQELTKFFFNKFSAEYENLNLSEKKELPRGILISYLSSAILGVIVWWLQNGMMYASEYMADSITNLLMEGPAGLLNVDYE; translated from the coding sequence ATGGCTAAAAAAAGTGACCTTCGTATTATAAGAACAAAAAAACTAGTTAGAGAAGCCTTTTTAGAACTAATCAATCAAAAAGGTTTTACAGCAATTACCGTTCAAGATATCGCTGATGCAGCAACTATTGGTAGAGGTACTTTCTATCTGCATTATAAAGATAAATACGATCTACTCGACCAATTAACAGAACAAACGCTTACGAGATTATCAGATCTAATTCAACCATCCACACATTTTCGTGATAACAAACTAAACTTGGAAGAATTAAGGAAGATGCTTATCCGCGTGTTTGACGCGATACGGGTAGAACAAACATTTTTTAAAACTATGCTTTCTAGTCATGACACACCCAACTTTAATCAAGAACTAACAAAATTTTTCTTTAATAAATTTTCAGCAGAATACGAAAACCTCAACTTGTCTGAAAAAAAGGAACTTCCTAGAGGGATACTTATCAGCTATTTATCTTCAGCTATTCTTGGTGTTATCGTTTGGTGGCTTCAAAATGGGATGATGTATGCTTCAGAGTACATGGCAGATAGTATTACCAACCTTCTTATGGAAGGTCCGGCAGGCTTATTGAACGTGGATTATGAATGA
- a CDS encoding TetR/AcrR family transcriptional regulator encodes MVKEDKRKQIIKSAYKVFAQKGYENASIKDIASEANITPGLIHYYFKNKEELLLSVQHTLQEKYHKQYDDRTKRNILFQEVLQEIKSRSEKDPDWYRFRYEIYSLGLKNKEIEREVIDILNMGRKSLSNPLREIGIEEADEMASLLIACFDGLALQKIIDKDFDIDRSYILLERLITNHLSTSDER; translated from the coding sequence ATGGTAAAGGAAGATAAACGAAAACAAATAATTAAATCTGCTTATAAAGTATTTGCTCAAAAAGGATATGAGAACGCTTCAATTAAAGATATTGCATCGGAGGCAAACATTACTCCAGGGTTGATTCATTATTATTTTAAGAATAAAGAAGAACTTCTTCTTTCGGTACAGCACACTCTACAAGAAAAATATCATAAACAGTATGACGACAGAACAAAACGTAATATTCTCTTTCAAGAGGTACTACAAGAGATTAAAAGTAGATCTGAGAAAGATCCGGATTGGTACCGCTTTCGATATGAGATTTACTCCCTTGGACTTAAGAATAAAGAGATTGAAAGAGAAGTAATCGACATCTTGAATATGGGAAGAAAAAGTTTATCAAATCCTTTGAGGGAGATCGGGATAGAGGAGGCAGATGAAATGGCTAGCCTTCTGATAGCTTGCTTCGACGGATTAGCCCTTCAAAAAATCATAGATAAAGATTTTGATATTGATCGTTCCTATATTCTGTTGGAAAGATTAATAACAAATCATCTCTCTACTTCCGATGAGAGGTGA